Proteins from a single region of Acidovorax sp. NCPPB 3576:
- a CDS encoding STY4534 family ICE replication protein has product MTDSNPKSYFDLHITGLGYLNRIRDVKPKHAEAFLACDIAALSGPGDDISYVRFDTKVVGSDAQHLVRRCDDAVKAKRKVLVGFRLGDLWSDIFHIKSGENAGKPCVSLKARLLFISWIKIDGVLKYKAETEDSRRDTAQPPSEPAREEAPPQTTEAETPATTSTSVDQAAGTQAPAMEEDRPF; this is encoded by the coding sequence ATGACCGATTCCAATCCAAAGTCGTACTTCGACCTGCACATCACGGGCCTGGGCTACCTCAATCGCATCCGCGACGTCAAACCCAAGCATGCCGAGGCGTTCCTCGCTTGCGACATCGCGGCGCTCAGCGGCCCCGGCGATGACATTTCCTACGTGCGTTTCGACACCAAGGTGGTCGGATCGGACGCCCAGCATCTGGTTCGCCGTTGTGATGACGCCGTCAAGGCGAAACGCAAAGTGCTCGTCGGATTCCGCCTTGGCGACCTGTGGAGCGACATCTTCCACATCAAGAGTGGCGAGAACGCAGGAAAGCCCTGCGTCAGCCTCAAGGCCCGTCTGCTGTTCATCAGCTGGATCAAGATCGACGGGGTCCTCAAGTACAAGGCCGAGACCGAAGATTCCCGACGGGACACCGCGCAACCGCCCTCGGAGCCGGCTCGGGAAGAAGCGCCCCCTCAAACGACGGAAGCCGAAACGCCTGCGACAACCTCCACTTCGGTGGATCAGGCCGCAGGAACTCAGGCCCCCGCCATGGAGGAGGACCGCCCCTTCTGA
- a CDS encoding GTPase, whose amino-acid sequence MDHQAIRAQLPSLVAGHVPRNIRSFKFRIHDDQPQTSGLGFSIDPKPFEGTVIATTAEAIVVKTGRAEFAVLDRHLVTQVPDEGIKVHVRPYARHRFDGLRADTPEERTEFTSDGMPYTVQTHVLGSAPAKLPIPQPRCPQLQELVHQMEALPAPDGFRRITHLLVDAGARDFRWVDPLAADIIRTPPAISFSVDNAKFQGRVTVLYERADDLYAVELHRDEEIVQRVDSVFFDTLGETLERLIDDGAWRRIQVDILPCTRKRARH is encoded by the coding sequence ATGGATCATCAAGCCATCCGTGCGCAACTGCCCTCCCTGGTCGCAGGCCATGTTCCGCGCAACATCCGGTCTTTCAAATTCCGCATCCATGACGACCAGCCACAGACGTCCGGACTGGGCTTTTCCATCGATCCCAAGCCCTTCGAAGGCACGGTGATCGCCACGACCGCCGAGGCCATCGTCGTCAAGACAGGACGAGCGGAGTTCGCGGTACTGGATCGCCACCTTGTGACACAGGTGCCGGATGAAGGCATCAAGGTGCATGTGCGGCCCTATGCACGCCATCGGTTCGACGGTCTGCGCGCGGACACCCCCGAGGAGCGAACCGAGTTCACGTCCGACGGCATGCCCTACACCGTGCAAACCCACGTCCTCGGATCGGCACCCGCCAAGTTGCCGATCCCGCAACCCCGTTGCCCCCAACTGCAGGAACTGGTGCATCAAATGGAAGCGCTGCCCGCGCCCGATGGATTTCGGCGCATCACGCATTTGCTGGTGGACGCCGGAGCCCGGGATTTCCGCTGGGTCGATCCGCTGGCCGCCGACATCATCCGAACGCCGCCTGCGATCAGTTTCAGCGTGGACAACGCCAAGTTCCAAGGCCGGGTCACGGTGCTCTATGAGCGGGCCGATGACCTCTATGCCGTGGAGCTGCACCGCGATGAAGAAATCGTTCAGCGGGTGGACTCGGTGTTCTTCGACACGCTCGGAGAAACGCTGGAGCGACTGATCGACGACGGTGCCTGGCGCCGCATCCAGGTGGACATCCTGCCCTGCACGCGCAAGCGGGCCCGGCATTGA
- a CDS encoding DUF3085 domain-containing protein, translated as MLRFKGEDLRPILAEAATHRCRIVLVKDHGVYFLAENGEQTPQGHRKLLAFAVGCNPDLDPFDAWWERARTELGGDDFAEYFDRDSTVFARIANSQDDLALSATATHITLQPIPADADERPSTP; from the coding sequence ATGCTGCGATTCAAAGGTGAAGACCTGCGCCCCATCCTGGCCGAGGCCGCAACCCATCGATGCCGTATCGTCCTTGTCAAGGACCACGGTGTGTACTTCCTCGCGGAGAACGGCGAGCAAACGCCGCAGGGCCACCGAAAGCTGCTGGCTTTCGCGGTCGGCTGCAACCCCGACCTCGACCCGTTCGATGCGTGGTGGGAGCGGGCCCGCACCGAACTCGGCGGCGACGACTTCGCCGAATATTTCGACAGGGACAGCACGGTGTTCGCGCGCATCGCCAACAGCCAGGACGACCTGGCCTTGTCGGCCACAGCCACGCACATCACGCTGCAGCCCATCCCGGCCGACGCCGACGAGCGCCCCTCCACCCCATGA